From the uncultured Fretibacterium sp. genome, the window GTGAATCTTGAATCTGGATGGCTTGGCCGTCCCGGCGATGAAATGACTGAAAGATGAAATGACGGAAAGAGGGTGTTTCCTTTGAATTGGGAGAACAGCGTGCGGGTCTCAGGGCAGGTGCACCTCCTCAAAGGACGGACGGAGGGGGAGACCGGGACGGGGAAGTATGTACAGTTCGCGGTTCGTCAGGACAATCAGGACCCGGACGGTTCCCCGCGCCGAGATTTTCTGGTGGTGCGGGTCTATGACGACGCATTGAGGGCGATCCTGGGCGGAAAACAGGCCGGGGACCCCGTGGTTGTGGAGGGGACGCTGCGCTCCTCCCGGGGGAGCGGCGTCAATTACATCCGCTGCAAGTCGATCGTTTAACTTGTCTTGAACGAACGAGGCGGGCCCCACAGGGACCCGCCTCGAGGCCTCCTCGCCGCGGCGCTGAAGGATCGTTCCTGAATTCCTAAGGAAACGCTGATTTAATCCATGAAGCCCCCCGGTGGTACCCCAGCTTGCCTGTTTTGAGGAAGAGACTTGCCGGGGCCGCCGCTATCCCCAGAGGGAAGCCTTCCGGCCATCCGCTCGCTTCGCTTGCGGGCCGATCAGTCTCAGGATAGCGGCGTGGGGGCTTTAAGCAGACGACCGGCGAGGTACGAGCCGTGTCGGTCGCTTAGGGGCTTCATCAGGGGGCAAAGCCCCCATGTTAATTTTTAGGGAAGCGCTGGAGATTTTTACCTATAGATGTTTTGCACATATTCCCCTTTGGCAAAATATGCGTTTTTGATTTAATCAGCGCTTCCCTAAAGCAGGGAGTTCAGGGCCTTGATCGCGTCCTCGTAGTCCGGCTCGTTCGTCTGTTCGGGGACAATTCGGACGTAGCGGATCACGTCGTCCTTGTCGATGATGAAGATGGAGCGTGCCAGGAGGCGAAGCTCCTTGATCAGCACGCCGTAGGCCGTCCCGAAGGAGGCGTCCCGGTGGTCGGAGAGCGCCATGACGTTCTCGATCCCCGCTGTGGCGCAGAATCGCTTGACCGCGAAGGGCAGGTCCATGCTGAGGTTGATGACGACAACCTTCTCCGGCTGTTTGGCCGCGTCCTCGTTGAACCAATGAAGCTGGAGATCGCAGACCGGGGTATCCAGCGAGGGCGTCACGGATATGACCTTGATCTTGCCCTTGAAGTCCTCGAGTGTCTTGGGGGCGAGCGACTCGTCCAGTACCGTAAAGTCGGGCGCCTTGTCCCCCGCCTTCAGCGCAGGCCCCACAAGGGTCAGCGCGTTGCCCATCATCGTGATAACTCCCGTTCGTTCCATCAGATACCCCTCCTCGTTTTCGTACCGTTCCCCCGTCGACTTGTCTCCGATGGGGGCGAAGATGCCCTCCGCCGAGAAACACACCCGCCTTTATTCACCGCAGCACCCTCCGCTGCAGCCCGAACAGCCGCCTCCGCAGCCGCCGCTCCTCCATGCGTTGACCACAGGGACGAAGATATCCAGTATCTCCGGAATCTGGTCCGCGCCCTTGTCCGTGCTCGTGAGGTCCAGCATCTCCATGATGTCCTCCGGGGTCTCCGCCCCGTCCATGATCCCCTGGACGACATCCCGCAAAGTCGTGCCCTTTTCCTCGCAGACGACGGTTGTAGCCGAAGCCTTTACCCAGTCCATGTGTCGCGTATCCTCCTCGTTGTCGAAGACGTTCAATTCCCAGCTGCATTGTACATTATAGAGCGACTGGTGCAAAGGGGAAGGTATTTTTCTCGGAAAAACGCGGCGTTCCCAACGGCGTCACTCCCGATGTATAATCTATTTTACTGGAGATCGCTGCATTTGTACTCGTCCTGCGGCGGGGGTTTACGGCACGTTCTCATGGTCTCCGTTTGGGGGCCGGCGTGCATGCGATGCGAAGGGGGGTGGGTGCGATGCCCTTGGCGATAGTTCGCGGCGGGGGCGACCTGGCCACCGGGGTGATCTACAGGCTGTGGCGGACGGGCTTCAGGCTGCTGGTCCTGGAGACGGCCCGGCCCATGGTTATTCGCCGGCCGGTCTCCGTGGCTCAGGCGATATTCGACGGCAGCCACGTCGTCGATGGCATGAAGGCGCGCCGCATCGAGTCGTTTCGTGAGCTTCCAGGCGACGGGACGGTGGGGGTGCTGGTGGACCCGCAGTGCGATTGCCTGAGTGGACTCGTGCCCGATCTGCTGGTCGACGCCATCATCGCGAAACGCAACTGCGGAACGCGGCGTGACATGGCGCCTCGCGTCGTCGGGCTGGGGCCGGGGTTCCGTGCCCCGCGGGACGTCCATGCGGTGGTAGAGACCCTGAGGGGGCACGACCTGGGCCGGGTGATCCTGAATGGGGAGGCGGCCCCGGATACGGGAGTTCCGGGCGAAATAGGTGGGGCGACGACGGACCGCCTGGTCCGGTCCCCGGGCAACGGCTTCCTGGAGCCCCGATCCCAAATCGGCGACCTCGTCGAGGCCGGACAGGTCCTGGGGATCGTGGACGGCAGGCCGGTCGTCGCGAGGCTCGGGGGGGTGCTGCGCGGCCTGATCCATCCGACAGTGCCCGTGAAGGAGGGGATGAAGATTGGTGACATCGACCCCCGATCGGTCTGGCACCATTGTTTTTCCATATCGGATAAGGCGCTCTCGGTCGGCGGCGGAGTGCTGGAGGCGGCGTTCGCGGTCGAATTGGAGGGAAACAGCCCCTGACGGAAAGGCCCCGGCCGGTGGACTGTCGCGGAGGGCGTCATGATTCGGAAGGAGCAGCCTCCTGAGAGAAGAGCTCCGTAAAGGGGACCAGCGTGACATTCCCCATTTCCCCAGCCCGCTCTCGACAGCCCCGGGAGAAGCCGCGTTTGGCGAAGAGGAACAGATGCCTGTTTTTGAAACGCAGCAATCGGCTTCTCTCGTCCAGCCGTTCCAGCTCAGCGAGGGATATGGGATCATTTGTCCACTTGCATTCTCCAAAGATGGCATTCTCCCCGTCCGGGGCCACGATATCGATCTCCGCTTCGCTCCGTTTGATGGGGTCGTTTCCCCACCAGCGCCCGATTTCGGTAAAGCGGACGCACAGAGAGCCCGCCGCGTTTCTCCGCCACAGGTATTCTTTGCAGATGTCCTCGAACACCCAGCCCATGAATGCGGAGAACTCCCTTTCGATTCGTTCATAAGCTCTTTCCGCAAGCCCGTTCTGGATCAGCATCATCTGATTGGGGATGAATCGGTACCAAAAACGGAACATGCTGTCCGAGATGGAATAAAGGGTCCTTCTCGAGGTTTTTTCCGTGACCGGCGTCTCCTTTTTCAGGATGTCGAGGGAGATCAGATTTCTGAGGTAGGCGCTGCATGCGCTGCTCTCCATGGAGACCTTCGACGCTATTTCTGCGTTTTTCGAGCTGCCCGTGGCGATGGCACGCAGAATCGCGTTGTAGCCGGCCGGTTCGCGGACCTCCTGTTTCAGAAGGTTCCCCGGTTCCTCGAAAAGATATGCGGACGGATCCAGAAAGTTCCTCTTGATATTGTCCGCGAGGCTCAACGAGTCGTCCATCAGCGCGAGGTATTGGGGGACGCCGCCGGTGATGCCGTAAATGCCGGCTAAATCCTCGAAAGAAAATCCCTTGTAAAAGGAACGGGTCTCGAAAAATCCGAAGGGCCGGATTCGCATCTGTGCCGTCCGCCTGCCGTACAGCGGGCTTTTGTAGCCCAGTACCTGCGTCTCCATAAAGGACATCGAGGAACCGCAGAGGATCAGAAAGAGCTTGCCGTCCTTGAATTTGTGATCGATCTCGGTTTGCAGGAGCGATGAAAAGCCCCGGTACGACGCGGCGAGATAGGGATATTCATCGATGACGAATATCAGCCGCTGTTCGAGGGAGCGTTCGTGAACCGCGTCCAAGGCCTCCCGGAAATCTGGAAAAACCGGTGCAGCCCCCTCGCCGAAGGGCGGTTTTATGATGCTCCTGCTCATGTGTTCCAGATTTTCGTTGCTGTCGGTCTCCAGCCCGGTGTAGAAAATGCTGTCCTTGCCTTTGATGAATTCGTGAATCAGAGAGGTCTTCCCCACCCTCCTGCGCCCGTAGATGACGACGCATTCGAAGCGTCCGCTCGCGTAAAGCGCCTCCAGCGTTTTCAACTCCGATTTTCTGCCGACGAACATGACGACACACCCTGCTTATTTACGATTTACTAAATTATACATTAGTAAATTATATCGAGGTGTCCTCCTCCGTCAAGCTTTTCGTCAGGCTCTTTCGCCCGGCTACCGCACGCGGATGTACCCCCATCTGTCCTCCTGCCGTACGGCGGCCAGCCCCTCGTGGAACGGGCGGGCCTCGTCGTACAGGGCGTCCAGGACCATTCGCCCCAGCACGTCGATGTAGCCCCACCGGGA encodes:
- the tpx gene encoding thiol peroxidase, whose amino-acid sequence is MERTGVITMMGNALTLVGPALKAGDKAPDFTVLDESLAPKTLEDFKGKIKVISVTPSLDTPVCDLQLHWFNEDAAKQPEKVVVINLSMDLPFAVKRFCATAGIENVMALSDHRDASFGTAYGVLIKELRLLARSIFIIDKDDVIRYVRIVPEQTNEPDYEDAIKALNSLL
- a CDS encoding DNA-binding protein; the encoded protein is MNWENSVRVSGQVHLLKGRTEGETGTGKYVQFAVRQDNQDPDGSPRRDFLVVRVYDDALRAILGGKQAGDPVVVEGTLRSSRGSGVNYIRCKSIV
- a CDS encoding ATP-binding protein, with amino-acid sequence MFVGRKSELKTLEALYASGRFECVVIYGRRRVGKTSLIHEFIKGKDSIFYTGLETDSNENLEHMSRSIIKPPFGEGAAPVFPDFREALDAVHERSLEQRLIFVIDEYPYLAASYRGFSSLLQTEIDHKFKDGKLFLILCGSSMSFMETQVLGYKSPLYGRRTAQMRIRPFGFFETRSFYKGFSFEDLAGIYGITGGVPQYLALMDDSLSLADNIKRNFLDPSAYLFEEPGNLLKQEVREPAGYNAILRAIATGSSKNAEIASKVSMESSACSAYLRNLISLDILKKETPVTEKTSRRTLYSISDSMFRFWYRFIPNQMMLIQNGLAERAYERIEREFSAFMGWVFEDICKEYLWRRNAAGSLCVRFTEIGRWWGNDPIKRSEAEIDIVAPDGENAIFGECKWTNDPISLAELERLDERSRLLRFKNRHLFLFAKRGFSRGCRERAGEMGNVTLVPFTELFSQEAAPSES
- the yqeB gene encoding selenium-dependent molybdenum cofactor biosynthesis protein YqeB, producing the protein MPLAIVRGGGDLATGVIYRLWRTGFRLLVLETARPMVIRRPVSVAQAIFDGSHVVDGMKARRIESFRELPGDGTVGVLVDPQCDCLSGLVPDLLVDAIIAKRNCGTRRDMAPRVVGLGPGFRAPRDVHAVVETLRGHDLGRVILNGEAAPDTGVPGEIGGATTDRLVRSPGNGFLEPRSQIGDLVEAGQVLGIVDGRPVVARLGGVLRGLIHPTVPVKEGMKIGDIDPRSVWHHCFSISDKALSVGGGVLEAAFAVELEGNSP